A window of Rhizobium acidisoli contains these coding sequences:
- a CDS encoding YcbK family protein, translating to MRNIEMRMSLTGALLIATSVLALSGCASDKTALDSAAAVPAPQAAAPQLAAAAPASPAPRSVYTDPRLVNVSGAQAAPQALATDPNAPIPPADPAAAAPANIGGLVLQSTRINAQAMSIFSDHQPAPQNNSTSTVIQPQAYAPVGAAPARSSVYSQQHVTEPPAEPVLPQQSSQNGSTQLAPAQTASLAADGNPAPTMNALYSAPKQNLLGSLTGLLQKASLPGMTRIAPNGLHVQNDKVEIGCFKPELLNVIKTVETHFGRPVVVTSGYRDEEHNRLVGGADESMHKSCEAADIQIDGVTKWEIAAYIRSLPNRGGVGTYCHTDSVHLDTGKTRDWNWGCGGKRAPMATARAI from the coding sequence TTGCGTAACATTGAGATGCGGATGTCGCTTACGGGCGCTTTGCTGATCGCCACTTCGGTGCTGGCGCTGTCCGGCTGCGCGTCGGACAAGACGGCACTCGATTCCGCCGCAGCCGTTCCGGCACCACAGGCCGCCGCACCGCAACTTGCCGCGGCAGCACCCGCAAGCCCTGCCCCACGCTCGGTCTACACGGATCCCCGGCTCGTCAATGTCTCCGGCGCTCAAGCCGCCCCCCAGGCCTTGGCAACGGATCCGAATGCGCCTATCCCGCCCGCCGATCCGGCGGCGGCAGCGCCTGCCAATATTGGCGGGCTGGTGCTGCAGTCGACCCGGATCAACGCGCAAGCGATGAGCATCTTTTCCGACCACCAGCCGGCGCCGCAGAACAACAGCACGTCGACCGTCATTCAGCCGCAGGCCTATGCGCCGGTGGGGGCAGCACCCGCGAGAAGCAGCGTCTACAGCCAGCAACACGTAACAGAACCGCCTGCGGAGCCGGTGCTGCCGCAGCAATCCTCGCAGAATGGCAGCACACAGCTGGCGCCCGCCCAAACGGCGTCGCTGGCAGCAGACGGCAATCCGGCCCCGACGATGAATGCGCTCTACAGCGCGCCGAAGCAGAACCTGCTCGGCAGCCTCACCGGCCTGTTGCAAAAAGCGTCGCTGCCCGGCATGACGCGGATCGCGCCGAACGGGCTGCATGTCCAGAACGACAAGGTCGAGATCGGCTGCTTCAAGCCCGAGCTGCTGAACGTGATCAAAACGGTGGAAACCCATTTCGGCCGGCCTGTTGTCGTCACGTCAGGCTATCGCGACGAAGAGCATAACCGCCTGGTCGGCGGCGCCGACGAATCGATGCACAAAAGCTGCGAGGCGGCCGACATTCAGATCGACGGCGTCACGAAATGGGAGATCGCCGCCTATATCCGCTCGCTGCCGAACCGCGGTGGCGTCGGCACCTATTGCCACACAGATTCGGTCCATCTCGATACCGGCAAAACCCGCGACTGGAACTGGGGCTGCGGCGGCAAACGCGCGCCTATGGCGACCGCAAGAGCGATCTGA
- a CDS encoding homoserine dehydrogenase: MADALKIGIAGLGTVGASLVRIIQQKSNELAVTCGRPITITAVSARDKTRDRGIDLSAVTWFDQPEDLAEKGDIDVFVELMGGAEGAANTSVRAALKRGLHVVTANKALLAYHGVELATIAEEKGALLNFEAAVAGGIPVIKALRESLTGNAVSRIYGIMNGTCNYILTKMEKEGLSFAECLKEAQRLGYAEADPAFDIEGNDTAHKLSILTTLAFGNRIAADDIYLEGITNISIEDIHAAAELGYRIKLLGVAQRTDTGIEQRVHPTMVPVDSVIAQVDGVTNAVAIESDVLGELLMVGPGAGGNATASSVLGDIADIAKSQPGAQRVPVLGHPAKALEPYRKAQMQSHEGGYFIRLTVLDRTGVFASVATRMAENNISLESIVQRSKQHLAPSHHQTIILVTHATMEESVRKAVASIKSEGYLFGEPQVIRIERPKEEA; encoded by the coding sequence ATGGCAGATGCCCTCAAAATCGGCATTGCGGGCTTGGGCACCGTTGGCGCCTCGCTAGTTCGCATCATTCAGCAGAAGAGCAACGAGCTTGCCGTCACCTGCGGGCGTCCGATCACCATCACGGCGGTCTCCGCGCGTGACAAAACGAGAGACCGCGGTATCGATCTTTCCGCTGTTACCTGGTTCGATCAGCCGGAAGATCTTGCCGAAAAGGGCGATATCGACGTCTTCGTCGAGCTGATGGGTGGCGCCGAAGGGGCTGCCAACACCTCCGTACGCGCTGCACTTAAGCGTGGTCTCCATGTGGTGACAGCCAACAAGGCGCTGCTTGCCTATCACGGCGTCGAGCTTGCGACGATTGCCGAGGAGAAAGGCGCGCTTCTAAACTTCGAGGCCGCGGTCGCCGGCGGCATCCCGGTCATCAAGGCGCTGCGCGAATCGCTGACCGGCAATGCCGTCTCGCGCATCTATGGCATCATGAACGGCACCTGCAATTACATCCTGACCAAGATGGAAAAGGAGGGGCTTTCCTTCGCCGAGTGCCTGAAGGAAGCCCAGCGGCTGGGTTATGCCGAGGCCGATCCGGCCTTCGATATCGAGGGCAACGACACGGCGCATAAGCTTTCCATCCTGACGACGCTCGCCTTCGGCAATCGCATCGCGGCCGACGATATCTATCTCGAAGGCATCACCAACATCTCGATCGAGGATATCCACGCCGCCGCCGAGCTCGGTTATCGCATCAAGCTCCTGGGCGTTGCCCAGCGCACCGACACCGGCATCGAGCAGCGCGTGCATCCGACCATGGTGCCTGTGGATTCAGTCATTGCCCAGGTCGATGGCGTCACCAATGCGGTCGCAATCGAATCCGACGTGCTCGGCGAACTGCTGATGGTCGGTCCCGGCGCCGGCGGCAATGCGACGGCCTCATCCGTACTGGGTGATATCGCCGATATCGCCAAGAGCCAGCCGGGCGCACAGCGCGTGCCGGTGCTCGGCCATCCCGCAAAGGCGCTGGAACCCTACCGCAAGGCGCAGATGCAGAGCCACGAGGGGGGCTACTTTATCCGCCTGACCGTGCTCGACCGCACCGGCGTCTTTGCCAGCGTTGCAACCCGCATGGCGGAAAACAACATCTCGCTGGAATCGATCGTCCAGCGCTCCAAGCAGCATCTTGCGCCGTCGCACCACCAGACGATCATTCTCGTCACCCATGCGACGATGGAAGAGTCGGTGCGCAAGGCGGTCGCCTCCATCAAGTCGGAAGGCTATCTCTTCGGCGAACCGCAGGTGATTCGCATCGAGCGGCCGAAAGAAGAAGCTTAA
- the gloA gene encoding lactoylglutathione lyase — MRYLHTMVRVKDLDASLAFYTTLFGLEEIRRHENEKGRFTLVFLAARDDLDRARSEKAPCLELTYNWDTEDYSGGRNFGHLAYEVDDIYATCQNLMDNGVTINRPPRDGNMAFVRSPDGISIEILQKGSPLAAAEPWASMGNSGAW, encoded by the coding sequence ATGCGTTATCTCCATACAATGGTTCGCGTCAAAGACCTGGACGCCTCACTCGCCTTTTACACCACGCTGTTCGGGCTGGAGGAGATTCGCCGCCACGAAAACGAGAAGGGCCGCTTTACCCTGGTTTTCCTGGCTGCTCGCGACGATCTCGACCGTGCGCGCAGCGAAAAGGCTCCCTGCCTCGAGCTTACCTATAACTGGGACACGGAAGATTATAGCGGAGGACGCAATTTCGGCCACCTCGCCTATGAGGTCGACGATATTTACGCAACCTGCCAGAATCTGATGGACAACGGCGTCACCATCAACCGGCCGCCGCGCGATGGGAACATGGCCTTCGTGCGTTCGCCCGACGGCATTTCGATCGAAATCCTGCAAAAGGGCAGCCCGCTTGCCGCCGCCGAACCCTGGGCCTCGATGGGCAATTCCGGCGCCTGGTAA
- a CDS encoding LL-diaminopimelate aminotransferase, with protein MEEFHKVRRLPPYVFEQVNRLKASARAGGADIIDLGMGNPDLPTPQSIVDKLCEVVQDPRTHRYSSSKGIPGLRRAQAAYYARRFGVKLNPDTQVVATLGSKEGFANMAQAITAPGDVILCPNPTYPIHAFGFLMAGGVIRSMSVEPDESFFPPLERAVRHSIPKPLALILNYPSNPTALVATLDFYKDVIAFAKKHDIIVLSDLAYSEIYFDGAPPPSVLEVPGAIDVTVEFTSMSKTFSMPGWRMGFAVGNERLIAALTRVKSYLDYGAFTPIQVAATHALNGDGSDIAEVRNVYKRRRDVMVESFGKAGFDVPPPAATMFAWAKIPEKFRHLGSLEFSKLLVEKADVAVAPGIGFGEQGDDYVRLALVENEHRIRQAARNIKKFMSTADETMHNVISLNAHR; from the coding sequence ATGGAAGAGTTTCACAAAGTCCGGCGTTTGCCGCCTTATGTTTTCGAACAGGTCAACCGTTTGAAAGCAAGCGCGCGAGCGGGCGGCGCCGATATCATCGATCTCGGCATGGGAAACCCCGACCTTCCCACTCCCCAGTCGATCGTCGACAAGCTGTGCGAGGTCGTGCAAGATCCGCGCACCCACCGCTATTCCTCCTCCAAGGGCATTCCGGGGCTGCGCCGCGCCCAGGCCGCCTATTATGCCCGCCGTTTCGGCGTCAAGCTCAACCCGGATACCCAGGTGGTCGCCACCTTGGGCTCCAAGGAAGGCTTCGCCAACATGGCGCAGGCGATCACCGCGCCCGGCGACGTCATCCTCTGCCCGAACCCGACCTATCCGATTCACGCCTTCGGCTTCCTGATGGCGGGCGGCGTGATCCGCTCCATGTCGGTGGAGCCGGACGAGAGCTTTTTCCCGCCGCTTGAGCGCGCGGTCCGGCATTCGATCCCGAAGCCCCTGGCGCTGATCCTTAACTACCCCTCGAACCCGACGGCCCTCGTCGCGACACTCGATTTCTACAAGGACGTCATCGCCTTCGCCAAGAAGCACGACATCATCGTGCTTTCCGACCTTGCCTATTCGGAGATCTATTTCGATGGCGCTCCGCCGCCGTCGGTTCTCGAAGTGCCGGGTGCAATCGATGTGACGGTCGAGTTCACCTCGATGTCGAAGACCTTCTCCATGCCCGGCTGGCGCATGGGCTTTGCCGTCGGCAACGAGCGGCTGATTGCGGCACTCACCCGCGTCAAGTCCTACCTCGACTACGGCGCCTTCACGCCGATCCAGGTGGCGGCGACGCATGCGCTGAACGGCGACGGCTCCGACATTGCTGAGGTTCGCAACGTCTACAAGCGCCGCCGCGACGTCATGGTCGAAAGCTTCGGCAAGGCCGGTTTCGACGTGCCGCCGCCGGCTGCCACCATGTTCGCCTGGGCGAAGATCCCGGAAAAGTTCCGTCATCTCGGTTCGCTTGAGTTTTCCAAGCTGCTGGTCGAGAAGGCCGACGTCGCCGTTGCCCCGGGCATCGGCTTCGGCGAGCAGGGCGACGACTACGTCCGTCTGGCGCTGGTCGAGAACGAACACCGCATCCGTCAGGCTGCGCGCAACATCAAGAAGTTCATGTCGACGGCAGACGAAACGATGCACAACGTCATTTCGCTGAACGCGCACCGTTAA
- the recJ gene encoding single-stranded-DNA-specific exonuclease RecJ, with protein MADLVDPVQRAFLGVEKSALDNRWVARLDQAGQNRALAMSQIHGMPDLIARVLAGRGVTADEAIEFLDPTIRGLMPDPHILTDCERAATRLVSAIERGENVAIFGDYDVDGAASSALMFRFLTHFGVKANIYIPDRVFEGYGPNPAAINQLIDNGARLIVTVDCGSTSHEALAAAAARNIDVVVIDHHQVTHELPPCHALVNPNREDDLSGQGHLCAAGVVFMVLVATLRLLRAAGNKGILALDLLQWLDIVALATVCDVVPLKGLNRAYVVKGLVAARHQSNAGLAALFRKAGLAGPVTPYHFGFLIGPRINAGGRIGDAALGSRLLTLDDTGEAEVIAQRLDELNRERQAMEAIMLQKAEAEALAEYGDGEGASVIVTAHEKWHPGIVGLIAARLKEKFKRPAFAIAFDPSGRGTGSGRSINGFDMGRMVRAAVDEGLLIKGGGHAMAAGLTVERADLGRLRTFFTERSARTVANLVANETLKIDGAIGASGATLELIDRLEAAGPYGSGHAQPLFAVPAHRVRDARLVGEKHVKVTMEAMDGSRLDGIAFRAADTALGNLLINSRGASLHVAGSLGAEHYQGARRIQLRVCDAAPAK; from the coding sequence ATGGCAGATCTCGTCGATCCGGTACAGCGCGCGTTTCTCGGCGTGGAGAAATCCGCGCTCGACAATCGCTGGGTGGCGCGGCTCGACCAGGCCGGGCAGAACCGGGCGCTGGCCATGTCGCAGATCCACGGCATGCCGGATCTGATCGCCCGCGTGCTGGCCGGGCGCGGCGTGACGGCGGACGAGGCAATCGAATTCCTCGATCCGACGATCCGCGGCCTGATGCCCGATCCCCATATTTTGACCGATTGCGAAAGGGCCGCCACCCGCCTGGTGAGCGCCATTGAGCGCGGCGAGAATGTCGCGATCTTCGGCGACTACGATGTCGACGGTGCGGCTTCCTCGGCGCTGATGTTTCGTTTCCTCACTCATTTCGGCGTCAAGGCGAACATCTATATTCCCGACCGGGTTTTCGAGGGTTACGGCCCCAATCCGGCGGCGATCAACCAGCTGATTGACAACGGCGCCCGGCTGATCGTCACGGTCGATTGCGGCTCGACCAGTCACGAGGCGCTGGCCGCCGCCGCCGCGCGCAATATCGATGTCGTCGTCATCGATCACCACCAGGTGACACATGAGCTGCCGCCCTGCCATGCGCTCGTCAATCCGAACCGTGAGGACGATCTGTCGGGGCAGGGGCATCTTTGCGCCGCCGGGGTGGTCTTCATGGTGCTGGTCGCCACACTGAGGCTGCTGCGGGCGGCTGGCAACAAGGGCATCCTGGCGCTCGACCTCTTGCAATGGCTGGATATCGTCGCACTGGCGACAGTCTGCGATGTCGTGCCGCTGAAGGGCCTCAACCGGGCCTATGTAGTGAAGGGGCTGGTCGCCGCCCGCCACCAGAGCAATGCCGGCCTCGCAGCGCTCTTCCGCAAGGCCGGGCTCGCCGGCCCGGTCACACCCTATCATTTCGGCTTCCTGATCGGCCCGCGCATCAATGCCGGTGGTCGGATCGGCGATGCCGCGCTCGGAAGCCGCCTGCTGACGCTCGATGACACCGGGGAGGCTGAAGTGATCGCCCAGCGCCTGGATGAACTCAACCGCGAGCGCCAGGCGATGGAGGCGATCATGCTGCAGAAGGCCGAGGCCGAAGCGCTCGCCGAATATGGCGACGGCGAGGGCGCCTCCGTCATCGTTACCGCCCATGAGAAATGGCATCCCGGCATCGTCGGACTGATCGCGGCGCGGCTGAAGGAGAAGTTCAAACGGCCGGCCTTTGCGATCGCCTTCGATCCCTCCGGCCGCGGCACCGGATCGGGCCGCTCCATCAACGGCTTCGACATGGGAAGGATGGTGCGCGCGGCGGTCGATGAAGGGTTGCTGATCAAGGGCGGCGGTCACGCCATGGCCGCGGGGCTGACGGTCGAGCGCGCCGATCTCGGCAGGCTGAGGACCTTCTTCACCGAGAGGTCGGCAAGAACCGTGGCGAATCTCGTCGCCAACGAGACCTTGAAGATCGACGGTGCGATCGGCGCCAGCGGCGCCACGCTCGAACTCATCGACCGCCTGGAGGCCGCCGGCCCCTATGGCTCCGGCCATGCCCAGCCGCTCTTTGCCGTGCCGGCGCATCGTGTGCGCGATGCACGGCTGGTCGGGGAGAAACATGTGAAGGTGACGATGGAGGCAATGGACGGATCGCGGCTCGACGGCATTGCCTTCCGCGCCGCCGATACGGCACTCGGCAATCTTCTCATCAATTCACGCGGCGCCAGCCTGCATGTTGCAGGCTCGCTCGGTGCCGAGCATTACCAGGGCGCCCGCCGCATCCAACTGCGTGTCTGCGATGCTGCGCCGGCAAAATAG